A region from the Lagopus muta isolate bLagMut1 chromosome 27, bLagMut1 primary, whole genome shotgun sequence genome encodes:
- the LOC125685220 gene encoding caspase-3-like: MSQPRQSRALIIVNTDFRSSDGDVGLRPRRGARREAEKLSRVLAQLNYRVKLLHNRTAKEMEDLYQQECGREHGDYFVSIISSHGEEGAVLGCDCRPLRLTRIFRTLSAQNCPVLAQTPKVFFIQACRGAALDQGVFVETDGGQPEPDSFSEYLCIPPNTAVMFACSPGYGAFLNPAGSMFLQALLAALAGEERSLALSRMATRLNAAVALGCQARGAYEGCKQMPCFVTNLLQDIFPFSAAGEALPSTDTQGGTEEERQKPAAS, from the exons ATGTCCCAGCCACGGCAAAGCCGGGCTCTCATCATCGTCAACACTGATTTCCGCAGCAGTGATGGCGATGTGGGGCTCAGGCCCCGCAGAGGAGCCAGGAGGGAAGCTGAGAAGCTCTCTCGTGTGCTGGCGCAGCTCAACTACAGGGTGAAGCTGCTGCACAACAGGACGGCCAAGGAGATGGAGGACCTCTACCAGCAAG AGTGCGGCCGTGAGCACGGGGATTACTTCGTGAGCATCATCTCCAGCCACGGGGAGGAGGGGGCCGTGTTGGGCTGTGACTGCAGGCCGCTGCGCCTCACCCGCATCTTCCGCACCTTGTCGGCGCAGAACTGCCCAGTGCTCGCACAGACACCCAAGGTCTTCTTCATCCAG GCATGTCGGGGGGCTGCGCTGGACCAGGGGGTGTTTGTGGAGACTGACGGCGGGCAGCCGGAGCCAGACAGCTTCTCAGAGTACCTGTGCATCCCCCCCAACACCGCTGTGATGTTCGCCTGCAGCCCCG GCTACGGCGCCTTCCTGAACCCCGCAGGATCCATGTTCCTGCAGGCCCTGCTGGCGGCGCTGGCTGGGGAGGAGCGCAGCCTGGCGCTGAGCCGCATGGCCACCCGCCTCAACGCGGCCGTAGCCCTGGGCTGCCAGGCCCGCGGCGCCTACGAGGGCTGCAAGCAGATGCCCTGCTTTGTCACCAACCTGCTGCAGGACATCTTCCCTTTCTCGGCTGCGGGTGAagccctgcccagcacagaCACACAGGGAGGGACGGAGGAAGAGAGGCAGAAGCCTGCAGCCTCTTAA
- the RETSAT gene encoding all-trans-retinol 13,14-reductase codes for MGLYAVLAFLLLLLLAVLALYRWIGSRGPNPFAVDTRRSPAPLITDKAVRRTVLKAAFSPEKVPEKLDAIVIGSGIGGLAVAVLLAKVGRRVLVLEQHGKLGGCCHAFSEKGFEFDTGIHYVGQLHDGSLWRFLVDQLTDGQLEWAPMPPTFDAVVLGEPGRDKAIQLCSGARTYFSRLKEQFPGEEAAIDEFKRLVKSVTTGFWVLGVLKLLPLPLVRLLSRSGLLSLLSPFCQMTSRSVKDVVDGLTTNAKLRAVFSYIFPTYGVLPSKASFSLHSILVHHYLWGAWYPKGGSGEIVFRTIPIIQRAGGNVLGRAPVQSILLDSQGKACGVSVKKGEDVVNIFAPIVISDAGIFNTYERLLPPEARALPEIQSRLRMATHGEAGFSVFVGLRGSSQELGLEATNYYIYPDTNLDQIMRRYYSSSRDEAAANIPLLFVTSPSAKDPTWEMRYPGKSTLSIITMAKYEWFEEWKDRPVHKRGDAYEDVKKTFVDAIMQTVFKLYPHIEDKVEHISGGTPLTNQHYIASPRGEFYGMEHDMARTQIEAIATARPHTAVPNLYLTGQDVALCGFAGALQGAFLCTSAILKRNIYLDAMRLRKRVQSSNSKKKI; via the exons ATGGGGCTGTACGCGGTGCTcgccttccttctcctcctcctcctcgccgTCCTCGCCTTGTATCGCTGGATCGGGTCCCGCGGCCCCAACCCCTTCGCCGTCGATACCCGGCGCTCGCCGGCCCCGCTGATCACCGATAAGGCGGTTCGTCGGACGGTGCTGAAAGCAG CTTTCTCTCCAGAAAAAGTCCCGGAGAAGCTCGATGCCATCGTCATCGGCAGCGGCATCGGGGGGCTGGCGGTGGCCGTGCTGCTGGCCAAGGTGGGCCGGCgggtgctggtgctggagcagcacgGCAAGCTGGGGGGCTGCTGCCATGCGTTCAGCGAGAAGGGCTTCGAGTTCGACACCG GGATCCACTACGTGGGTCAGCTGCACGACGGCTCACTGTGGCGCTTCCTGGTGGACCAACTGACGGACGGGCAGCTGGAGTGGGCCCCCATGCCTCCCACCTTCGATGCTGTGGTGCTGGGAGAGCCCGGGCGTGACAAAGCCATCCAGCTCTGCTCCGGGGCCAGGACTTACTTCAGCAGGCTGAAGGAGCAGTTCCCCGGTGAGGAAGCCGCCATCGATGAGTTCAAGCGGCTGGTGAAG AGTGTCACTACTGGGTTCTGGGTTCTGGGTGTGCTAaaactgctgccactgccactGGTGCGGCTGCTGAGCCGCTCGgggctgctgtccctgctcagCCCCTTCTGCCAGATGACCTCACGCAGCGTTAAGGACGTGGTTGATGGCCTCACCACCAACGCCAAGCTCAGGGCCGTGTTCAGCTACATCTTCCCCACCTACG GCGTGCTGCCCTCCAAGGCCAgcttctccctgcacagcatcCTGGTGCACCACTACCTGTGGGGCGCATGGTACCCCAAGGGTGGCTCGGGGGAGATCGTCTTCCGCACCATCCCCATCATCCAGAGGGCTGGTGGCAACGTGCTGGGCCGGGCGCCGgtgcagagcatcctgctggaCTCCCAGGGCAAAGCCTGCG GTGTGAGCGTCAAGAAGGGCGAGGACGTGGTGAACATCTTCGCTCCCATTGTCATCTCGGATGCGGGGATATTCAACACCTATGAGCGGCTGCTGCCGCCCGAGGCGCGCGCTTTGCCTG AGATTCAGTCCCGGCTGCGCATGGCGACTCACGGCGAAGCTGGCTTCTCCGTATTTGTGGGGCTCAGAGGCTCAagccaggagctggggctggaagCCACCAACTACTACATCTACCCAGATACCAATCTGGACCAAAT AATGCGGCGCTACTACAGCAGCTCCCGCGACGAGGCGGCCGCCAACATCCCCCTGCTGTTTGTCACCAGCCCGTCTGCCAAAGACCCCACGTGGGAGATGCGGTACCCAG GTAAAAGCACGCTGTCCATCATCACCATGGCCAAGTACGAGTGGTTTGAGGAGTGGAAGGACAGGCCAGTCCATAAGAGGGGAGATGCTTATGAGGACGTGAAGAAGACCTTTGTGGACGCCATCATGCAGACCGTCTTCAAACTGTACCCCCACATCGAGGACAAG GTTGAGCACATCTCGGGGGGGACACCGCTGACCAACCAGCACTACATCGCCAGCCCCCGTGGGGAGTTCTACGGCATGGAGCACGACATGGCGCGCACGCAGATCGAAGCCATCGCCACCGCACGGCCGCACACCGCTGTCCCCAACCTCTACCTGACAG GGCAGGACGTGGCTCTGTGTGGCTTCGCCGGAGCACTGCAGGGAGCCTTCCTCTGCACCAGCGCCATCCTCAAGCGCAACATCTACCTGGACGCCATGCGGCTGCGGAAGCGCGTGCAGAGCTCCAATAGCAAGAAGAAGATCTGA